ACATCTCATTCTAATAGTATACAACTACTAAAAAAGACATCATACATAaaagaatgaagaaagaaataacttaaagaaaatatgtaacataaaactataacaattatctttaacataattataacattaaatataaatatatatatatatatatatatatatatatatatatatatatatatatatatataatcctaTACTCCTAAGAGTAATATTACACGTATTCAAATGCAAAATATTGATTTTAGAAGACTAATATAAACAAAAACcaaattgtttatttataagCTTCAACACCATTTTCATCTTATACTAAATCTATCGGAACATCTATACTGCTTACATCATTAAAATATCAtcgaaaaagaaaataaatacctattgttaaaatattatgatatatggtgtttataaaacaaatattaaaatacttattatttattataataaataccTAACTAGTATAAATATTGTGTACCTATTATGATACACCAAAAATAACaaactatttattataaatttgatttatagaTACACTAAAACATCAATATTTCTTACATAAAGCCTAGTTCCATTAATGAGAAAGAAGGTCTTCCCAGCAcctaaaaacagaaaacaataattaattaacgtCTTCCTAAAATTGCTAGTTGCTGTGCATGCTGTGACATTTGGCAAAAAGGGCTCTGAGACCGACACGTAGGTACTCAGATATTAATTTTGCATGAGGTTGTAGTTGAAATTGAAGAGAGGGTTGCAAAAAGGCTCATATTCACATGCACACCACCACTTCATTGACATTTGTACCAACACACTCCACATTGCTgcatcaaaaacaaaaacaaaaacaaaaacacttgTGTCACTCTTTTTAatgttagatattttttatcacTCTCAAAGGTGAGACATTaaacaacattattttttttttctctctggtTTGGGAATTGCAATTCATTAAAgccatatttattattttcttcatttctttttcttatataatattttcaacttaaaattctacttttattctttaactcttataatttttctttttaattttttaaaatgtttaacaCTTGTTAAAAGTATTTTCCGGAAACTTCTTAAAACTCTTTCATTTCTCTTCCTCTATCAATAACCAagttagattaaatttaaataaataatcttattaaaattttagattcaaagagaaaaaaaaaatgacccttttaaattcatatttgcATTAGCTCAAAGgtcaatttcatcaaacaatttgCTATTACATTGTAATTTGCATCCTCTCACTTTCATTTTGGAATAGTGTTTTGTGTGTGAATAATACCAACttcattatattttagttatattcGATGATTTAAATATTGCATCCATCaggattatttttttttatattttgaaggtTGCTCTTCTTATATCTTTAAGAACagttaacttaaaaaaaaaataataagaaagtgTCTTCAACACACTAATTAGCTTtcgtttaaaatttatatatgatttttattattatgtagcagtaaaacaaaatatctattattatttcaattgtctaaatatttaaaatatgaatgttttaatttagtgtctaaatttaaactttaaattagaaatatttgataatgatttaatataatttattatcaaaactTCCATAAACCAAACATATAAAATCAAACACAGTTTGATTTGACTTAGTcttaaattaatacaaaataaattagattaGTTTGTCCTAGACAATTAGATGACAATAAAACAATTTGAAAATGTAACatgtatatttcattttatatctttttttgtattttaaaattatatataatacaataaaaaatcaaatttaacctATAAACAagtaatgaaacaaaaaaaaatcacaactaTAACTCTACTATAATCTTatgaatcaattttataaaattattttggtaTACATACTCACACATTATTTAAAAGCCAGAGACTAATATTAGTTTATACACtcttttgttcttcaaaatttaatatattttcaatgatagaatcataataaaattttaaattcttaagacaaatatttcaaatacaATACTTGTGATGATATTAtctcaagaaataaaaaaataaccataaaatcttacatatgataaaatataaacctttaaactatataaaataatattacacttttgaaatcaaataatatataattactaaATTTCTAAGATGgaagttagaatttttttttttcaaacacagTGGTGGATGTGCTGTGAACGTATAACATGAAGGAAGAATGAATGCATTAAGTCAAAATTACTATTAAAAATcaactaaatattaataagaGTAGAACATACTTTTAACAatgaaaaaagtttatttttgataaattataaactataaattgatGTTGATGTCCACCTAAGAATAAGAACAATGAAAGGATTATGGTGAGGAGTGCATTCACGTTCACCAAAAGCACCAACATATGTTATTGGAGTGTGACTCAATGGTCAAAGTATAGTCCTTAGAAGGTCTTGCCAATCACTACTAAATCAGTCATAAATGAAAGtatcatattaataaattttaaaatgcttaaatatgttttaataaatataaaaaaatttaaaatataatataggtTAGAATtatgatcatatatatatatatatatatatatatatatatatatatatatatatatatatatatatatatatatatatatatatatatatatatatatatatatatatatcaaaaaatggtatttagataaaaaaatgttatgaaatTCATTGTAATATGAATAACCAACATAGTATTGAAGAAAtcaaatttcttattattacATCTACAAGAAAAACTTATGAGGTTTAGGTATCATCACCTAACACATGAGAAATaagaatttaagaaaataaatatttatgaatcaGACTGCACAAAAGATTAAGATTgcaaaagagaaggagaagaaatatctaagaaaaataaatgataaatggTTGACGACATTGATGATAAGTGTAAGAGAAATTTAGGAGACTCAACTTGAAAGAGGGAAAAGGTAAGAAAAATATACAGCACAAGATTGTAATGAAAAAATGTTGTGccctaatataaaatttataatttgtaattgatGTAAAAAAAGTATATACAACACCTATTCCATAAGAAAACGTACAATTTCTAACCGATTTGATATGTACAAGAAATTTtgtatcaatataaaatataaaaattaaattagttacttaaataaaaaaatgtagcattttcttttacattattaatataacatttatttgaaaagtatatacaaatataatattaatctcaagtttttttattagtgaATGTAATTAAAATGTACATTTCTCTGTATATTATTCcttcacaaattttaataaatattttataaaaaaaatcatttatattcatttaatccattaaaaataatagtaattaaataaaaaaaatctatttatgtttaaagataattaatggatctttcatgttttaaaaaaaacataattatatttatatttaattaataaaaataaatgtaaatatgtttttttttcataattaaattttcttattaatttataaaaatataatttaaaatttgatttagaaaatatattttcaaatattttaataatatatttttatctttcctttttataaaataattcttttttaaaatacattagctttgatagtatattttaagaaataaattgaaatattgttAATTCTTAAAGAGTGTTGACTAAAAATTATACCAgtaaataaatgtatttatctttgagttttataaattttccaATTACACACCCATATCAACCATCAAATACCTACATCTATCAATCTCATTAACCTAATAAGataaaaatcattcaattaaaatGAAGTGAATCTAGATTTTAACACTCCCAACACAATAATTTCTAGAAGGCTAGTTGTAAACAACCCTAATTCTAATCTTGCAGAAGAAATGTCACATATTAAAGCTTAgtgattctttttaaattcttatacTTAGGAATTTAGAATTTCTAAGTAAGTATATTCCTTAAAAAAGTATTACTGTGTAACATCATAGGTTTTGCATCACTCCATTACTAATACATTCATGAGGTAAGCGCACTTAATTCGAAACCCATAAAGGaacaaacattttaaaagaCAAGTAAAAACCTAAAACATCACTGTCTCATAGTAAAAAGGAAATGATTTGGGATTAGTTTGAAATATCTACACTAacatctaataataataatctattagtgaacaaaaaaattcaacaaattttatcCAACAATTAAgaacaacaaaaacacaaaagaattaaaagaatgATACAATATAAATTACTCATGGTTGATAAATGGTTATAAGATTCATTGATTCCACTAATGCAATAACTTAGTTTAAtttaacatgttattttataatagtttgttaattataagtttattaataatatttttgtaattaacattacaaatattactataatcatttctttttaacttaatatatatatatatatatatatatatatatatatatatatatatatatatatatatatatatatatatatatatatatatatatatatatatatatataatacacttGTATGAAATACTTTTGTTttcctgattttttttttctgttttttttggTCGTTTTTCATGATTGTCTTATTCTACCGTTACTATGTAACCTCTTCAAAAGATTCAGGGTGACAGTGTAATATGCATTGTGTTTTTTggttatataattattatatataacctttttttttaagaatacatttaatttaaaaaaatattttatgttgtcATCTTTACCATCACTATAAGAATTTAGCTGGTGGTTGAAACATTTTTCAATagtattttttagttttgttttagcTATCTTCTTTGTCTAAGATTGATAATTTCTTATACTtaatcattatattatattgtttataataagataaaatgatgaaatcaattttattgaatatacTAACAAAAAccattttatttgattttaataaattaaatataaataataaaaactgtATATCATCTAGGCAGACGTAGGCTCTAACCTGAGAGTACTCCCTTCCTCAGTTGAACACTGTCCAGTCACACCCAAATACTCGATcggcaaaaaaaaaattaaaagtaaaatatataaatataattataaaaataatatacctttttattaattataataatcatataaGAAAAAACACTTTCAATATTTCGTTTATTATAGACAATTTATTGAGTGATATTCAACcgtgtaaaaatataattataaaatcatggccaaattaaagtatatccattttcaaaatttgattttgtagaACTTGCATTTAAATATTGAATGCAGCTGAAATTGTATAAGATAGTTTTTAATAGAATATGTATTTATTAGATTTCTCAATTTCTAGGCTATTTATAAGGTAGTGGTCCTATGATTCAGCGCAATAAATTTCAgcacaaaaatttataaagtacataaataatgttttaaaacaataaataaatatttttttaatgcaaatcaacttaaatgttttttcttttattttttttcttcatctggaTAAATTGAAGTGCATTTGTGTATCTTCATTTgttatatataacttaaataatattttttatccaatatctttatttttctgaaatatgattttaaaaaagagagtcatatttatccatttttctcactttcactataacattaaatatttatttcgaATTTTACCTTTATTTTCCTCTTAACTTTTAGTTAATTTAcacattttgataaaaataaaaataattaatatataattttttatagaatatgataaaaaagaaatagataaagaaaagaaaaaattcaaaactattttataaaataaaaaaaaatattttctttattttacttAGAAAAACAATGACAACTTTTAAAACAAGTATGCATAACTCACCACTTAAACAAACAAGTTTCATCTCAAAATTTCTTTGATTATCTGAAATTTTCTTGAAAAGTATAATGTAACTCGAAATCAAATTACTTATAGTTTTATTGGTTgtacattatttaataaattagataaaaaaatggtaaaaacttttaatgtattttttcatGTAAGAGATGAGTTTAATTATTGAGTTTTCTgaggttaaatataatttacataaattaaaatttgtttaaaatgtgAACTGTAAGACcctgaaaaattaaaggaaaatgtgAATCTCGGGTCATTAGTAGAGTAAGAAACCAAAAAATGTATCAAGTTGtaacaaaagttaaagtttatatgcaaaatacaatgctgtcaactttgacatggtttggtattttaattataattaattgtataaattagatattaagttgattcttgttccattagaaagtagactcgaaTAGCTTCGATTCGAGTACTTATACGCGTAATTCCGACATCGGGAAGGGGTTCAACCGGACTGACAAAGTTGTCAAAATCAGACTCACTCGCTGTACGCGTTTTGGACGCATTTTGAACGCGTTTTGACTCAGTAAAcgcgttttactatttaaacacgTTTTTCTGGTTATTTAAGAGGGTTTTGGGGCTGAGAGAATTCCTAAGTTGAATCTGAGAACTGTTACCTAAAAGCATTGGACCAGAGAAGTTTTAGAGCTAAGTTTGGAGCCACGAGAAGGAATTCTAAGGCAGAGGAACGTCGGGGAACCGTTTGAAAGCAAGCTTAGGAGAAaaccgtaaggggagctaaccttgagtctttttgtttccgtatgattttaaatttggtatatgtttaggattttgattctctttatgattttagaatgaaattctacttctattgtatcttttgaattgatgtacggtttggaattgggatatgtttctgttttgatggttttgaaGAGATCTTGTTCGTATTAAGTATTTTGAATCGGTGGAAGTTTTTAGGTATACATATAGATCGaagattttgaatctgtttatggatttaaaaggaGACTAGGTCTTGATCGAaaattttggattgtactaattatccgctgtctttttaattatatgtttagtttagatgtttataagatttggatgaatATGGGTTGTTGATGGGAGATAAGTTTTTGGATGTCTAGAAAATCTGTATGATGGAAGGAATAGTCGTTATAGTCCGGGAAGTGAATTTTCGTAATTTTGGAATAGTAAATTCGCTTGAGTGAATGAGTTAACTCGCTGAAGCGAGTTATGCGtaacaaatttagtgttttgatatttttgacgttttgggagttctggatgtccgttttggacgttctttaggtcgatatgggggtttttgacccttctGGAGCTATTAGTGAAGGTATCTAAGCTGTTTGAACTACTTAAGGGTTCGAATTAATAGACCATAAAGAGttatgtgttaataagtgatgcTTCTGTGAGGTTGTGAAATGTCTGAGTATGTGagaattattttcttgagatatggctaaagatgataatatgttgacatgtgtatttatgaatggaaaTTGTATaatagagttccaaggaggaactccttattgattttgtgtcaagtactgtacgtatgaatataggaactccgacttaggggttcattcttatgctctcaatagtctcgatctcacttagagagaaagctatgtggtggagagtgGAAAATCCTTACCGAAGATCCACAGTGTGAGTGGACAGAGTAGGAAGGATGTAGCTTCAGTGGTGATATtcatatccgaagatccagtttggaggacagagtaggatagaaTAATTGAGCTAGCGAATAAGTACATCCAtgtccgaagatccagtttggggacagagtaggataggATGTAGTTGAGTAAAAGTACCACTGCAAGTGTAGAACTAGCTaagagttcaatattcatacgatTGTCCGAATGAATGGagtttacgaatgataatggtatgtttattatattgttgagtaatttaacttataagatggaagtttggttattaatttaattaccaTGATGTTTTTGTAttgcattagctcacccttgctttgtctgttgtttggttgttattttgtgttatgtattttgattggcgatgatcatccggtggatgggagcagaagtcggtgatatgccggtggagcaagccttagatggaggatcgactgaagaatagttttaatattgaaacctatgtttttatttctgttttaaggTGTGGAGTGTAATTAGTTTGAATTAACAGTGAGGGTTTGTATAATAATGAGGAAAACTCTTATTCCTCcttctatcaactgttctatTGTATCAATGATGTAAGAACTCTATTATAGTTTGATGCTATAATTAtggggatgttacattaatggtatcagagcagttctttcACTAGGAATTTTGTAGGTGATGAAAATACCATGTCTTAGTTGTGTGATCTTAGTTGCGTATTCCTATTATAGGAATTGAATTTTAGACTAATGGTTCTTCTCTTTGGGCCAGAACCATGGCACGCAGatcacctcctcctcctcctccttctccttcaccGGCACAGTCTGATGTTTCTAACTTGGTGAGAGTAATGGAATCTTTTGTGGTGGCGATGCAACAGCAGAATGCATCATTGATACAACAAAACACAGTTGCATTACAACAATTGGAGGCTGCTAGGGTGTCAGCTGAGGCACACCAGAGGCAATTTGTGGAACTAATAAACGGTGGTGCAAGAGCTCCCGCTGACCCATTCTATATTCCGCCCACTCCTATTCAAGAGTGGAGTCTAGAGAATTTTCTTCAACATCATCCAGCTAAATTTTGTGGCAATACCAGTGCCGACGAAGCAGACCAATGGTTTAGAGATATGGAGAGAATTTTCAATGCCAAAAACTGCCCAGACGATAATAGATTggcttatactgaatatttgtTGTCAGGAGAAGCCAGTCATTGGTGGACCAGTACGAGAACACTGTTGGAAAGGAGTGGTAAACCGATCACTTGGAACTTATTCCAGAATAAGTTCTATGCTGAGTACTTTCCGGACAGTGTAAGGTATACCAAGGAAGTAGAATTTCTCCAGTTAGTGCAAAGGGGAATGACTGTGACAGAATATGCCGATAAATTTAAGCATCTTAGTCGCTTCCATACTCTGGATATGGATGAAGAATGGCAGTGtaggaagtttgaaaatggacTGAGAGGAGATATCAAATTGCTGGTCAAAGGTTTATGTATCAAGGAGTTTCCTACATTGGTGGAGAGAGCTAAAGTGTTAGAAAAGACAAAGAATGAAATGCAATTTCAGCAGAGACCACCCCAAAGGATTGGTGGACCATCTGGGTCCAAATTCCGGCATGGAGACAGGAGAAAGCCCTATTCTAAACCTCCTTTCCAGGGGCTTAAATGACCTTCATTTCATCAATCTGGCCAAGCAGGACAACATGGAATGGTGAAGTGCTTTAATTGTGGAGGACCACATTATAGGTCCGTTTGCCCTCAGTTAGTTGGTCATATGAAGTGTAATGCCTGCGGGAAGGAGGGACACTTTGCCAGGAATTGTCCCACATCTGGAAGACCAAGGGTTCAGCAACCGACTAGTCAGTCTCAACAGACGGCAGATGTCAAACCGCAGGCTGTGGGCAGAGTATATGCAATGACCGGAGCAGAGGCAACTGGGCCAGGTAATCTTATCATCGGCAATTGTTTATTGTTTGGGAAAgcttgttgtgttttgtttgattctggAGCTACACACTCCTTTGTGTCTGATGTTTGTGTGCGAGAGTTGGGATTGCCTGTGAGTGAGCTACAGTATGACCTAATAGTGTCTACTCCGGCTTCGGGTTTAGTTAAGACATCTCTAGCATGTACTAGATGTCCTGTAGTAGTAGAAGGACGTCAGTTTAAAGTTAATCTCATCTGCTTACCTCTACAAGGTTTAGAGgtaattttaggaatggattggctaACTTCCAATCACATTCTCTTAGACTGTGGTGCAAAGAAATTGTTATTTCCTCAAGAGGAAGAATCGAAGATATTATCTTCGAGGAATCTGTTGCGCGAAGTACAGGAAGGGTCGTGTTGCTTCATTGTGTTGACACACATGAAGATTAACCAGAGTGGAAGGAGCATAGATCACTCAGTGGTAAGTGATTTCATGGATGTGTTTCCTGAAGAAGTACCGGGACTGCCTCCTCAAAGAGAGATCGAGTTCTCAATTGATCTCGTACCAGGCACAGGACCAGTATCAATTGCTCCGTATCGGATGGCTCCAGCTGAATTAGTAGAATTGAAAAAGCAGATAGAAGACTTGCttgaaaaacaatttatcaGACCAAGTGTTTCGCCTTGGGGTGCGCCAGTGTTGTTggtcaagaagaaggatgggAGTTCCAGATTGTGTGTGGATTACAGGCAGCTGAATAAGTTGACtatcaagaacaaatatccGTTGCCAAGAATCGACGACTTGATGGATCAATTATATGGAGCAAAAGTGTTTTCGAAAATTGATCTACGATCAGGTTATCATCAGATTTTAGTAAAGGCAGAGGATGTACAAAAGACTGCTTTCAGGTCCAGATATGGACATTATGAATACgtggttatgccttttggtgtaACCAACGCTCCCGCTGtattcatggactacatgaataGGATATTCAGACCTTTcttagataagtttgtcgtGGTCTTCATAGACGACATTCTTATATACTCCAAGACTCGGGAAGAACACGTGGATCATCTTCGATCAGTTCTTGAGGTGTTAAGAAATAAGAAGTTATACGCCAAGTTGTCCAAatgtgagttttggatgaaaGAGGTGCAATTTTTGGGACATGTCATATCGGCTGGTGGAATATCTATGGATCCGTCTAAGGTCGAAGCTGTGCTTCAATGGGAGAGACCCAAGTCCGTAACGGAGATCAGGAGCTTCGTAGGATTAGCAGGGTACTACCGTAGATTCATAGAAGGATTCTCCAAGATTGTGTCACCATTGACGCAATTAACTCGTAAAGATCGTCCCTTTGCTTGGACAGACCGATGTGAAGCTAGTTTTCAAGAACTAAAGCAGAGGTTGACAAGTGCTCCTGTATTAGTGATCCCTGACCCAAGAAGACCTTTCGAAGTATATTGTGATGCTTCATATCAAGGACTGGGATGTGTACTTATGCAGGAAAAGAAAGCGGTAGCTTATGCTTCGAGACAACTTAAGaatcatgagaagaattaccccactCATGATTTAGAGTTGGCAGCCGTCGTttttgctttgaagatttggaggcattaccTTTATGGCGCACAGTTCCAAGTGTTCAGCGATcataaaagtttgaaatatctttttgatCAAAAGGAATTGAACATGAGACAGAGAAGATGGATGGAGTTTTTGAAGGATTATGAGTTTGAACTTCTATATCATCCCGGTAAGG
This window of the Vigna angularis cultivar LongXiaoDou No.4 chromosome 7, ASM1680809v1, whole genome shotgun sequence genome carries:
- the LOC128197987 gene encoding uncharacterized protein LOC128197987 yields the protein MARRSPPPPPPSPSPAQSDVSNLVRVMESFVVAMQQQNASLIQQNTVALQQLEAARVSAEAHQRQFVELINGGARAPADPFYIPPTPIQEWSLENFLQHHPAKFCGNTSADEADQWFRDMERIFNAKNCPDDNRLAYTEYLLSGEASHWWTSTRTLLERSGKPITWNLFQNKFYAEYFPDSVRYTKEVEFLQLVQRGMTVTEYADKFKHLSRFHTLDMDEEWQCRKFENGLRGDIKLLVKGLCIKEFPTLVERAKVLEKTKNEMQFQQRPPQRIGGPSGSKFRHGDRRKPYSKPPFQGLK